In Phalacrocorax aristotelis chromosome 25, bGulAri2.1, whole genome shotgun sequence, the following proteins share a genomic window:
- the ECM1 gene encoding extracellular matrix protein 1: MAALGLLLLLLGAAVVAPEPMVQERLVLQHPHMEQLLQEELPPPSLPDILAGGAAPVPRRVPTVWANTLDGFPPAWPEAAAVSRHCRHPPPPPPAPQLPPNAFAHLRRQAAALDTFRPRLDTCCRHRAPLPCARHAWKDVLDNFCTDEFGVKTRQFHCCHQHGAARRRCFTQDPDGAEAAAAVMVAWEPTGKAPFPPGEPTAANMENICGLRELRLGPPGPADPRGRLHLRLERDYGRCCRNGSLACAHSAWQKGLERFCREEAAVKTRQHRCCQRGAGRARVRCFAAMAPHPAYDRELHNVSLALPGPALLRTLCGPTRLLTDRRPVPELLGAMTAACCPLPPEEQSTCAQEQLSQGIVTLCATPQDAWRDPQGCCSRGDPERRHCFDTAYLGQVPLGAAVAPPPLGHDE, from the exons ATGGCCGCCCtcggcctcctcctcctcctcctcggcgCCGCTG TGGTGGCACCGGAGCCCATGGTACAGGAGAGGCTGGTCCTGCAGCACCCCCACATGGAGCAGT tgctgcaggaggagctgccCCCCCCCTCGCTCCCCGACATCCTGGCGGGGGGCGCCGCCCCTGTCCCCCGCCGCGTCCCCACCGTCTGGGCCAACACCCTGGACGGTTTCCCCCCCGCCTGGCCCGAGGCCGCCGCCGTCTCCCGCCACTGCCGCcaccccccgccaccccccccggccccccagctgccccccaaCGCCTTCGCCCACCTGCGCCGGCAAGCGGCCGCGCTCGACACCTTCCGGCCCCGCCTCGACACCTGCTGCCGCCACCGCGCCCCGCTGCCCTGCGCCCGCCACGCC TGGAAGGATGTGCTGGATAACTTCTGCACCGACGAATTCGGGGTGAAGACGCGGCAGTTCCACTGCTGCCACCAGCACGGCGCGGCGCGCCGCCGCTGCTTCACCCAGGACCCCGACGGCGCcgaggccgccgccgccgtcatGGTGGCCTGGGAGCCCACCGGCAAGGCACCCTTCCCCCCCGGCGAGCCCACCGCCGCCAACATGGAGAACATCTGCGGGTTGCGGGAGCTGCGGCTCGgccctcccggccccgccgaTCCCCGCGGCCGGCTGCACCTGCGCCTGGAGCGCGACTACGGCCGCTGCTGCCGCAACGGGAGCCTCGCCTGCGCCCACAGCGCC tgGCAGAAGGGGCTGGAGCGGTTCTGCCGGGAGGAGGCGGCGGTGAAGACGAGGCAGCACCGGTGCTGCCAGCGCGGGGCGGGTCGCGCCCGCGTCCGCTGCTTCGCCGCCATGGCCCCCCACCCTGCCTACGACCGGGAGCTGCACAACGTCAGCCTGGCGCTGCCCGGCCCGGCGCTGCTGCGCACCCTCTGCGGGCCCACCCGCCTGCTCACTGACAG GCGGCCGGTGCCGGAGCTGCTGGGGGCCATGACGGCCGCGTGCTGCCCGCTGCCCCCCGAGGAGCAAAGCACCTGTGCCCaggagcag CTGTCCCAGGGCATCGTCACCCTCTGCGCCACCCCGCAGGACGCCTGGCGCGACCCCCAGGGGTGCTGCTCGCGGGGGGACCCCGAGCGGCGCCACTGCTTCGACACGGCGTACCTCGGCCAGGTGCCCCTGGGGGCCGCCGTGGCCCCCCCGCCCCTCGGCCACGATGAgtga
- the TARS2 gene encoding threonine--tRNA ligase, mitochondrial isoform X1 has protein sequence MPSARAGGRLLFAGVPRRHRVSGPDPSERLRLFQRLRAAQERRDGDGAGDSRPTPGTPIQIALPGGRRLPGRALQTTPLQVATQLGGDLAEAALVARVNGTLQDLDRPLERDTDLELLDFSTPEGRAAFWRSGACVLGAVAEQFYGATLCSAQATEDGFFCDVHMGERAVQRGELPALEDACAAFACAGHRFERLEATRQQLLELFKHNSFQLQRIEEEVTSPTATVYRCGPLLQLCHGPFLRHTGLIGALHVLTSSAAFWQGAGGRQSLQRVTAVAFPSAQDLADWQQAQDEAALRDHRRIGREQELFFFHKLSPGSCFFLPRGAHIYNTLVDFIRSEYQARGFHEVVTPNVFSPQLWELSGHWQHYSTHMFSFTAGTETLSLKPMNCPAHCLMFAHRPRSWRELPLRLADFGVLHRNEPPGTLTGLTRVRRFQQDDAHIFCTLEQLEGEIDACLDFMRTVYAVLGFSFRLALATRPPGFLGDPETWDRAEEQLERSLRTFGQPWELSPGDGAFYGPKIDIRIRDALGRQHQCGTIQLDFQMPERFGLEYASATAGTARPVLIHRAVLGSVERMVAVLAESCGGRWPLWLSPLQAMVIPQAPEVEDYAREVQAVLRGGGVVADLDGDTGATLARKIRRAQLAHYNFQLVVGRRERERGTVSVRTRDNRQLGERDLRWVLRRLRELRDARVPDAEERF, from the exons ATGCCTTCCGCCCGCGCAGGGGGGCGGCTGCTCTTCGCGGGAGTCCCGCGCCGACACCGG GTCTCCGGGCCGGACCCCTCCGAGCGCCTCCGGCTGTTCCAGCGGCTGCGGGCGGCGCAGGAGCGGCGGGACGGGGATGGGGCCGGGGACTCCCGCCCCACCCCGGGCACCCCCATCCAGATCGCTCTGCCCGGGGGGCGCCGCCTGCCCGGCCGGGCCCTACAGACCACCCCGCTCCAGGTGGCCACGCAGCTGGG GGGTGACCTTGCGGAGGCAGCTCTGGTGGCCCGGGTGAACGGGACCCTTCAGGACCTCGACCGGCCCCTGGAGCGCGACACCGACCTGGAGCTCCTCGACTTCTCGACGCCAGAGGGTCGAGCG GCTTTCTGGCGGTCGGGCGCTTGCGTCCTGGGCGCGGTGGCCGAGCAGTTTTACGGGGCCACCCTCTGCAGCGCCCAGGCCACCGAGGACGGCTTCTTCTGCGACGTCCACATGGGAGAGAG GGCAGTGCAACGCGGCGAGCTGCCGGCGCTGGAGGACGCTTGCGCGGCTTTCGCCTGTGCCGGGCACCGCTTTGAGCGCCTCGAGGCCACCCGCCAGCAGCTGCTCGAGCTTTTCAAG CACAACAGCTTCCAGCTGCAGCGGATCGAGGAGGAGGTGACGTCACCTACGGCCACCGTCTATAG GTGCGGCCcgctgctccagctctgccacggCCCCTTCCTCCGGCACACGGGGCTGATCGGAGCCCTTCACGTCCTGACG AGCTCAGCAGCGTTTTGGCAAGGGGCCGGGGGCCGCCAGTCGCTGCAGCGCGTCACCGCCGTCGCCTTCCCCAGCGCCCAGGATTTGGCCGATTGGCAGCAGGCGCAGGACGAAGCCGCCCTGCGGGATCACCGCCGCATCGGTCGG GAGcaggagcttttctttttccacaaactcagccctggcagctgcttcttcctgccCCGCGGCGCCCACATCTACAACACACTCGTCGATTTTATCAGG AGTGAGTACCAGGCGAGGGGCTTCCACGAGGTGGTGACCCCCAACGTGTTCAGCCCGCAGCTCTGGGAGCTCTCAGGGCACTGGCAGCACTACAGCACCCACATGTTCTCCTTCACCGCCGGCACCGAGACCCTCTCCCTCAAACCCATGAACTGCCCGGCCCATTG CCTGATGTTCGCCCACCGGCCGCGGTCGTGGCGAGAGCTGCCGTTACGCCTGGCCGATTTCGGGGTGCTGCATCGCAACGAACCCCCCGGCACCTTGACGGGGCTGACGCGGGTCCGGCGCTTCCAGCAGGACGACGCTCATATCTTCTGCACGCTGGAGCAG CTGGAGGGTGAGATCGACGCCTGCCTGGATTTCATGCGGACGGTCTACGCCGTCCTGGGCTTCTCCTTCCGCCTGGCCCTGGCCACGCGTCCCCCTGGATTCCTCGGAGACCCCGAAACCTGGGACCGCGCCGAGGAG cagctggagcggAGCCTCCGCACCTTCGGGCAGCCCTGGGAGCTGAGCCCGGGCGACGGTGCCTTCTACGGCCCCAAG ATCGATATCCGGATCCGGGATGCTCTGGGGCGGCAGCATCAATGCGGCACCATCCAGCTGGATTTCCAGATGCCGGAGAGATTCGGGCTGGAGTATGCCAG CGCGACAGCGGGGACGGCACGGCCGGTGCTGATCCACCGGGCAGTGCTGGGCTCCGTCGAGCGCATGGTGGCCGTGCTGGCCGAGAGCTGCGGCGGACGGTG GCCGCTCTGGCTGTCCCCGCTGCAGGCGATGGTCATCCCGCAGGCGCCCGAAGTCGAGGATTACGCCCGGGAG GTACAGGCCGTGCTGCGGGGGGGCGGCGTGGTGGCCGACCTGGATGGCGACACGGGGGCCACCCTGGCCAGGAAGATCCGCCGGGCCCAGCTCGCCCACTACAACTTCCAGCTGG TGGTGGgccggcgggagcgggagcgcGGCACCGTCAGCGTCCGCACCCGGGACAACCGGCAGCTGGGGGAGCGCGACCTGCGCTGGGTGCTGCGGCGGCTGCGGGAGCTGCGGGACGCCCGCGTCCCCGACGCCGAGGAGCGCTTCTGA
- the TARS2 gene encoding threonine--tRNA ligase, mitochondrial isoform X2, translated as MPSARAGGRLLFAGVPRRHRVSGPDPSERLRLFQRLRAAQERRDGDGAGDSRPTPGTPIQIALPGGRRLPGRALQTTPLQVATQLGGDLAEAALVARVNGTLQDLDRPLERDTDLELLDFSTPEGRAAFWRSGACVLGAVAEQFYGATLCSAQATEDGFFCDVHMGERAVQRGELPALEDACAAFACAGHRFERLEATRQQLLELFKHNSFQLQRIEEEVTSPTATVYRCGPLLQLCHGPFLRHTGLIGALHVLTSSAAFWQGAGGRQSLQRVTAVAFPSAQDLADWQQAQDEAALRDHRRIGREQELFFFHKLSPGSCFFLPRGAHIYNTLVDFIRSEYQARGFHEVVTPNVFSPQLWELSGHWQHYSTHMFSFTAGTETLSLKPMNCPAHCLMFAHRPRSWRELPLRLADFGVLHRNEPPGTLTGLTRVRRFQQDDAHIFCTLEQLEGEIDACLDFMRTVYAVLGFSFRLALATRPPGFLGDPETWDRAEEQLERSLRTFGQPWELSPGDGAFYGPKIDIRIRDALGRQHQCGTIQLDFQMPERFGLEYARPLWLSPLQAMVIPQAPEVEDYAREVQAVLRGGGVVADLDGDTGATLARKIRRAQLAHYNFQLVVGRRERERGTVSVRTRDNRQLGERDLRWVLRRLRELRDARVPDAEERF; from the exons ATGCCTTCCGCCCGCGCAGGGGGGCGGCTGCTCTTCGCGGGAGTCCCGCGCCGACACCGG GTCTCCGGGCCGGACCCCTCCGAGCGCCTCCGGCTGTTCCAGCGGCTGCGGGCGGCGCAGGAGCGGCGGGACGGGGATGGGGCCGGGGACTCCCGCCCCACCCCGGGCACCCCCATCCAGATCGCTCTGCCCGGGGGGCGCCGCCTGCCCGGCCGGGCCCTACAGACCACCCCGCTCCAGGTGGCCACGCAGCTGGG GGGTGACCTTGCGGAGGCAGCTCTGGTGGCCCGGGTGAACGGGACCCTTCAGGACCTCGACCGGCCCCTGGAGCGCGACACCGACCTGGAGCTCCTCGACTTCTCGACGCCAGAGGGTCGAGCG GCTTTCTGGCGGTCGGGCGCTTGCGTCCTGGGCGCGGTGGCCGAGCAGTTTTACGGGGCCACCCTCTGCAGCGCCCAGGCCACCGAGGACGGCTTCTTCTGCGACGTCCACATGGGAGAGAG GGCAGTGCAACGCGGCGAGCTGCCGGCGCTGGAGGACGCTTGCGCGGCTTTCGCCTGTGCCGGGCACCGCTTTGAGCGCCTCGAGGCCACCCGCCAGCAGCTGCTCGAGCTTTTCAAG CACAACAGCTTCCAGCTGCAGCGGATCGAGGAGGAGGTGACGTCACCTACGGCCACCGTCTATAG GTGCGGCCcgctgctccagctctgccacggCCCCTTCCTCCGGCACACGGGGCTGATCGGAGCCCTTCACGTCCTGACG AGCTCAGCAGCGTTTTGGCAAGGGGCCGGGGGCCGCCAGTCGCTGCAGCGCGTCACCGCCGTCGCCTTCCCCAGCGCCCAGGATTTGGCCGATTGGCAGCAGGCGCAGGACGAAGCCGCCCTGCGGGATCACCGCCGCATCGGTCGG GAGcaggagcttttctttttccacaaactcagccctggcagctgcttcttcctgccCCGCGGCGCCCACATCTACAACACACTCGTCGATTTTATCAGG AGTGAGTACCAGGCGAGGGGCTTCCACGAGGTGGTGACCCCCAACGTGTTCAGCCCGCAGCTCTGGGAGCTCTCAGGGCACTGGCAGCACTACAGCACCCACATGTTCTCCTTCACCGCCGGCACCGAGACCCTCTCCCTCAAACCCATGAACTGCCCGGCCCATTG CCTGATGTTCGCCCACCGGCCGCGGTCGTGGCGAGAGCTGCCGTTACGCCTGGCCGATTTCGGGGTGCTGCATCGCAACGAACCCCCCGGCACCTTGACGGGGCTGACGCGGGTCCGGCGCTTCCAGCAGGACGACGCTCATATCTTCTGCACGCTGGAGCAG CTGGAGGGTGAGATCGACGCCTGCCTGGATTTCATGCGGACGGTCTACGCCGTCCTGGGCTTCTCCTTCCGCCTGGCCCTGGCCACGCGTCCCCCTGGATTCCTCGGAGACCCCGAAACCTGGGACCGCGCCGAGGAG cagctggagcggAGCCTCCGCACCTTCGGGCAGCCCTGGGAGCTGAGCCCGGGCGACGGTGCCTTCTACGGCCCCAAG ATCGATATCCGGATCCGGGATGCTCTGGGGCGGCAGCATCAATGCGGCACCATCCAGCTGGATTTCCAGATGCCGGAGAGATTCGGGCTGGAGTATGCCAG GCCGCTCTGGCTGTCCCCGCTGCAGGCGATGGTCATCCCGCAGGCGCCCGAAGTCGAGGATTACGCCCGGGAG GTACAGGCCGTGCTGCGGGGGGGCGGCGTGGTGGCCGACCTGGATGGCGACACGGGGGCCACCCTGGCCAGGAAGATCCGCCGGGCCCAGCTCGCCCACTACAACTTCCAGCTGG TGGTGGgccggcgggagcgggagcgcGGCACCGTCAGCGTCCGCACCCGGGACAACCGGCAGCTGGGGGAGCGCGACCTGCGCTGGGTGCTGCGGCGGCTGCGGGAGCTGCGGGACGCCCGCGTCCCCGACGCCGAGGAGCGCTTCTGA